GCTGGAGTTGTATATTTTCTACTGTATGGGTGATTACTTCATGCACATCAGTAGGTTGTAGTTTCAATCCTATTTCGTTCTTCTCCAGCAGGGCAGATTGCAGAATGCTTTCCACCTGTTTATTCATACGTTTATTTTCTTCTTTGATGATGCCGGAGAAGTAGCGGATCTTTTCTTTATTGTCCATGACCTTTTCATTGCCAATGGCATCGATGGCCAGGGAAATGGTGGCCAGCGGGGTTTTCAGCTCATGGGTCATGTTGTTAATGAAGTCAGATTTGATCTCAGAGATCTTCTTCTGGTTCAGCATAGTACGGATAGTGAGTGCGAATGCAGTGATGATAACAGCCGTAAAGAGAGTACCTCCTGCCACCATTTTCCCCAGGGATAGCAGGAAAGACATGTTATTGCGTGGTTGCAGTACCACCATGGTTTCCGTGTTGTCCGTCATGTATTCATAGCTCCCCAGCAGCGGCATGTATTTCACGAGATAATTCACACTATCTCTGGCAACGGCTGTGGCCATATTAGGGAATCCGGCTGACTGCATTTTAATACTGCTTTCACCAAAGTTCCCTTTACCTACGATAGCAAATTCAAAAGTAGTATCCAGCCCTTCCCGTTTCAGACCACTGATGAGCAGGTTGCGCACTTCTGCGGTGGTAAAGCGGTCGCTGACACCGATGTTGAGATCAAGCGAATTGAATTTATCGATAGTAAGGCCTCTTTCAGTAGGTCTGACAACGGTATTATTCATTTTCAGGCGAATCGCAGGACCGGTCCGTGCAAGCATTTCTTCGCGCACCCTATCAAGTACATTGATAGCGCGTTCTTCAATCTGCTCTCTGCGTACGATAGAGGCGTTATGGATCCAGCTAAACTGGATATAAATGAGGCCCAGCAGGGATAGTGTAATTAACACCACAATGATGGGAAATACTTTCTTCAGTGGTACCATTATAGGATGAGTCGTAAAGCGCACAATATACTCACAATCAGTGAGCGTTCCAGCGCATATTTTGTTAAATCTGGATAATTGCTATAGCAACGTTAATATAAAATTAATACGCTAAAACCTTTTACCAGCGTGGATTAAGCAAATAAACATCACTTTAACGTAATTTTAACGGGCTAAAGACGTTTGAAATTCTCATTCTTTACGTACATTTGCCTTATCAAACTGGTACTAAATTTGATGTAACAGTTTAACAAACAAGCAATTTTAATTATTCTACATACATCGACATGGATTCGTTCCATAAAGCGATTTAGATTTTGGTTGATAAAATGGTAAGGAGGCTTTCTAGCCTCCTTTATTATTTCCCAAACTTTCTCAAAACCCTAACGAATTCTTCACAAAATCCTATTCTACTTGCATTCAATTGGTTAAATTTACTTAAGTGATAAAACTAAATGTGTATGGTATCATTGTCGCCTGGTGTATTGCTTATTGCTGATCCATTTCTAAAAGATCCAAATTTTGCCCGCACTGTAATACTACTTTGTGAGCACCAAACTAATAAAGGAAGTTTCGGCTTTGTCCTCAACAAACGTTTCGATCAGCACCTGCACGATCTTGTTCCGGACATTTTGATTCCAGGTATTCCTGTGTATTACGGAGGCCCGGTTCAGATAGATACTATTCACTTCATACATCAGCAGCCTGAACTCATCAAAGGTGGTTTTGAAATCCAGAGTGGTATATACTGGGGTGGCGAATTTAACCAGGTAGTAAAAATGATCAATGCAGGCAAACTTGATCCAAATAAGATCCGGTTTTTCATTGGCTATTCCGGTTGGAGTAGTGGACAGCTTGAAAATGAACTAAATGAAAAAAGCTGGATACTTTCAGAGATTAACAAAGCTCTCGTCTTCGATGAAAAAGATGAAAATGTATGGAGACAGGCTTTAAAGAACCTTGGCAGCAACTTTGCCATCATGGCCAATTTCCCCATAGATCCGCTGCTGAATTAGTAGCGTGTATACTGCACCGTATGCCCTATAACAGCGGCAAATCCCTTCTTGTGGAAAAAAAATATTAAAATAATTTATATGCCTAAAGATTCAGTTCCAACGACTAACGTTGTTGGCTGGATTTTAGTATCCCTTACCAACCACTCAGGGCGAGGATATTTAAAAAAAATCAAATATCTTGCTTACGCAAAATAGTAATGTAGTCAGAGCAATCCATGTTTGGTGACCCTGTTTATCAGTATTATGATTGGAAAAATGTGAACTAAACCGAAGTATAAACACCTATGAAGGACAAACCGATACACATGTTACGTATGCCTTCCTGGATTATAATTGAAACAACTAAAATATACATCACCTACCCTCTATTTCCGGTCAGGGGTTTGTGAAAAATGTGACAGTTATACAATTAAAAAAATCATTACATAATATAAGATATTCATTTTCATAGGAACAGGCCCAATTGCGGCTGTAGGATACTTGTATCCTGCGCGGCGTGGGTCCTGATTGTAAGACGCCCTGGCCAGTAATCCTACTGCGCTCTTTAAACAGGGTAATTATTAATTAGATTGGAATAGTTAGGACAAAACGAAGGCCGGGTAATCCTACCCGGCCTATTTCATTTCTAGCTATTCGCTATTTCAGTTATATTGCTGATGCGCCTTCTACAAGCACAGTCGCTTTATTTCTCAATACTTCCACAAAACCTCCTTCTATGTTATAGAATTCATTCTGTGACTTATCTTTCAGCACCTTCATTCTGCCCTTGCCCAATGCGGCGATCAACGGCGCGTGATTGTTCAGCACTTCAAAAGAGCCGTCTATGCCTGGCAACTGTACGCCATACACTTCGCCGGAGTACAGTTTCTTTTCAGGTGTTAATACTTCTAATAACATATTAAAAGTTAAGGGTGTTTAAATGAATTAGTTCTTAGCTGCTTCCAGCAGTTTCTTACCTTTCTCGATAGCTGCTTCGATGTTACCTACCAGGTTGAACGCTGCTTCTGGATACTCATCTACTTCACCATCCATGATCATATTGAAACCTTTGATAGTTTCTTCGATCGGAACCAGTACACCTTTCAGACCAGTAAACTGTTCTGCTACGTGGAAAGGCTGAGACAGGAAACGCTGTACACGACGTGCACGGCTTACAGTGAGTTTATCTTCGTCGCTCAATTCATCCATACCAAGGATAGCAATGATATCCTGCAGTTCTTTATAACGTTGCAGAATCATCTTCACACGCTGAGCACAGTTGTAATGCGCTTCACCTACGATAGATGGAGAAAGAATACGGGAAGTTGAATCCAATGGGCTCACCGCAGGATAAATACCAAGGTCAGAAATCTTACGATCCAATACCGTAGTAGCATCCAGGTGGGCAAATGTTGTAGCCGGAGCAGGGTCAGTCAAGTCATCCGCAGGTACGTAAACCGCCTGTACGGAAGTGATGGAACCATTCTTGGTAGAAGTGATACGCTCCTGCATCAGACCCATTTCTGTAGCCAGTGTAGGCTGATAACCCACCGCAGAAGGCATACGACCTAACAGCGCGGATACTTCAGAACCTGCCTGAGTGAAACGGAAGATGTTGTCAACGAAGAACAGGATATCCTTACCACCACCTGCAGTACCATCTCCATCACGGAAATATTCTGCGATAGTCAGACCAGACAGCGCGACACGTGCACGCGCACCCGGAGGTTCGTTCATCTGACCAAAGATAAAGGTAGCCTGAGAGTTCTTCAGTTTTTCTTTATCTACAGCTGCCAGATCCCAACCACCATGTTCCATGGACTCCTG
This window of the Chitinophaga sancti genome carries:
- a CDS encoding YqgE/AlgH family protein, translating into MVSLSPGVLLIADPFLKDPNFARTVILLCEHQTNKGSFGFVLNKRFDQHLHDLVPDILIPGIPVYYGGPVQIDTIHFIHQQPELIKGGFEIQSGIYWGGEFNQVVKMINAGKLDPNKIRFFIGYSGWSSGQLENELNEKSWILSEINKALVFDEKDENVWRQALKNLGSNFAIMANFPIDPLLN
- the atpD gene encoding F0F1 ATP synthase subunit beta is translated as MPNTGKIKQIIGPVVDVHFDGQLPEIYNALEITRENGQKVVLEVQQHLGEDSVRCVAMDSTDGFVRGMVVTDKGTPIKMPVGDGIKGRLFNVVGEAIDGLGDIDRTNGYPIHRKPPRFEDLATDTEVLFTGIKVIDLIEPYAKGGKIGLFGGAGVGKTVLIQELINNIAKGYEGLSVFAGVGERTREGNDLMREMIEAGIVKYGEKFQESMEHGGWDLAAVDKEKLKNSQATFIFGQMNEPPGARARVALSGLTIAEYFRDGDGTAGGGKDILFFVDNIFRFTQAGSEVSALLGRMPSAVGYQPTLATEMGLMQERITSTKNGSITSVQAVYVPADDLTDPAPATTFAHLDATTVLDRKISDLGIYPAVSPLDSTSRILSPSIVGEAHYNCAQRVKMILQRYKELQDIIAILGMDELSDEDKLTVSRARRVQRFLSQPFHVAEQFTGLKGVLVPIEETIKGFNMIMDGEVDEYPEAAFNLVGNIEAAIEKGKKLLEAAKN
- the atpC gene encoding ATP synthase F1 subunit epsilon; translated protein: MLLEVLTPEKKLYSGEVYGVQLPGIDGSFEVLNNHAPLIAALGKGRMKVLKDKSQNEFYNIEGGFVEVLRNKATVLVEGASAI
- a CDS encoding sensor histidine kinase, translating into MVPLKKVFPIIVVLITLSLLGLIYIQFSWIHNASIVRREQIEERAINVLDRVREEMLARTGPAIRLKMNNTVVRPTERGLTIDKFNSLDLNIGVSDRFTTAEVRNLLISGLKREGLDTTFEFAIVGKGNFGESSIKMQSAGFPNMATAVARDSVNYLVKYMPLLGSYEYMTDNTETMVVLQPRNNMSFLLSLGKMVAGGTLFTAVIITAFALTIRTMLNQKKISEIKSDFINNMTHELKTPLATISLAIDAIGNEKVMDNKEKIRYFSGIIKEENKRMNKQVESILQSALLEKNEIGLKLQPTDVHEVITHTVENIQLQLASKNGHVELRLDAINPVIQADDVHFSNVIFNLLDNAIKYSKENLEVIISTYSTRKSLVITVSDNGIGMSRDTISRIFEKFYRAHTGNVHNVKGFGLGLSYVKAIIDAHKGKIKVESAVGKGSKFTLEFPQD